The following are encoded together in the Salvelinus alpinus chromosome 29, SLU_Salpinus.1, whole genome shotgun sequence genome:
- the LOC139558507 gene encoding uncharacterized protein, which translates to MEDEESELPMDTEVCFDPLFIDEEDQYEGDEEETDASFQSLLGVTSKNTLLTGSVSDTSDTSVSDTYRETHLDETQAQFKDTDTMFRSCVGDTTDSFGLHLSTTAHTNTHLSGLGQMQPHHNGVGQIRPHLSGLGQNQPHLSGLGQIQPHLSGLGQIQPHLNGLGQNQPHLSGLGQIQPHLSGLGQIQPHLSGLVQIRPNHNGLGQIQPHHNGLGQIQPHHNGLGQIQPHHNGLGQIQPHHSGLGQIQPHHNGLGQIQPHLSGLGQIQPHLSGLGQIQPHLSGLKQIQPHHSGLGQIQPHHNGLGQIQPHHSGLGQIQPHHNGLGQIQPHHNGLGQIQPHHNGLGQIQPHHNGLGQIQPHHNGLGQIQPHLSGLGQIRTHHNGLGQIQPHLREMDDLLKRCEDMTGMSFNSRLSTRYTDTHLTGPAQNQNQEDTHLTGPAQNQKQSDTHLTGPAQNQNQSDIHLTGPAQHQNQSDTHLTGPAQNQSDIHLTGPAQHQNQSDTHLTGPAQNQNQSDTHLTGPAQNQNQSDTHLTGPAQNQNQSDIHLTGPAQNQNQSDTHLTGPAQNQNQSDTHLTGPAQNQNQSDTHLTGPAQNQNQSDTHLTGPAQNQNQSDIQKMDAMIGSCGGNDCHTGASILTYTDTHMEESRNQCQSHLKEVESILDQSGATGAAVQPQLPPLTSAGTQLSGTMAEYQTELMAMLAMLENCTEEAGITFDPLEWTYPSLPKGFCQHNPNMNKVPQDRHMDRGLATQGHMERGHRNTWREERRLATQGHMERGHKDTWREERGLATQGLMESVGNTKTEGLESGRGVDLKPYLNSNFGQFEPPSYQAISTKRHSDELGDCGETHTRGPMSMVCEEDTDGDTEGNMRGDQQLETEVGGVELRGGVELRGGVELRGEQQLETELGGVELRGEQQLETEVGGVELRGEQQLETELGGVELRGEQQLETEVGGVELRGEQQLETEVGGVELRGEQQLETEVGGVELRGEQQLETELGGVELRGGVELRGDQQLETELGGVELRGDQQLETELGGVELRGGVELRGEQLETEVGGVELRGGVELRGGVELRGGVELRGEQLETELGGVELRGGVELRGEQLETEVGGVELRGGVELRGGVELRGGVELRGGQQLETELGGVELRGSVQELGTVLEGCIEEVGRMEKRRDELMGELQALREEKTGTEEGSEGGQAAQLSQVLNIEADGRREARMREWQSLRAERSEEETRLSSVRLERQGLQEEMRRLKRRLFSVARECAHNQVILVTQQREVAQLNKEQMELDTLIIQLTEEVSQLRSTHQTQLSTFQSQLQTPRQTPNPIEELTQSKRTACGDIQQYLQGGLKALEERYEPMLLALLKRKERTSEAQVKARQQAQELRARRGPMREEGQRLGLQRACLEERLILMETHRREDVEQYRETVDRLEDTNREQKTKLQIQKRETKEMEELRDSLTKELYLYRGIVEDNNKNDVTRVQEKTTGTNRSLAV; encoded by the exons ATGGAGGATGAAGAGTCTGAGCTGCCGATGGACACCGAAGTCTGTTTTGATCCGCTGTTCATCGATGAGGAAGACCAGTATGAGGGTGATGAAGAGGAGACAGACGCTTCATTCCAGTCTCTCCTGGGAGTTACCAGTAAAAACACACTCCTGACTGGCTCAGTCTCGGATACCTCGGATACCTCCGTATCGGATacctacagagagacacacctggATGAGACACAAGCCCAGTTTAAGGACACGGACACCATGTTTAGGAGTTGTGTAGGAGATACTACAGACTCTTTTGGGCTTCACCTGTCGACAACAGCCCACACGAACACACACCTTAGTGGGTTAGGACAGATGCAGCCACACCATAATGGGGTAGGACAGATCCGGCCTCACCTTAGTGGGTTAGGACAGAACCAGCCTCACCTTAGTGGGTTAGGACAGATCCAGCCACACCTTAGTGGGTTAGGACAGATCCAGCCACACCTTAATGGGTTAGGACAGAACCAGCCACACCTTAGTGGGTTAGGACAGATCCAGCCTCACCTTAGTGGGTTAGGACAGATCCAGCCTCACCTTAGTGGGTTAGTACAGATCCGCCCAAACCATAATGGGTTAGGACAGATCCAGCCACACCATAATGGGTTAGGACAGATCCAGCCACACCATAATGGGTTAGGACAGATCCAGCCACACCATAATGGGTTAGGACAGATCCAGCCACACCATAGTGGGTTAGGACAGATCCAGCCACACCATAATGGGTTAGGACAGATCCAGCCACACCTTAGTGGGTTAGGACAGATCCAGCCACACCTTAGTGGGTTAGGACAGATCCAGCCACACCTTAGTGGGTTAAAACAGATCCAGCCACACCATAGTGGGTTAGGACAGATCCAGCCACACCATAATGGGTTAGGACAGATCCAGCCACACCATAGTGGGTTAGGACAGATCCAGCCACACCATAATGGGTTAGGACAGATCCAGCCACACCATAATGGGTTAGGACAGATCCAGCCACACCATAATGGGTTAGGACAGATCCAGCCACACCATAATGGGTTAGGACAGATCCAGCCACACCATAATGGGTTAGGACAGATACAGCCTCACCTTAGTGGGTTAGGACAGATCCGGACACACCATAATGGGTTAGGACAGATCCAGCCACACCTGAGGGAGATGGATGACCTGTTGAAGAGATGTGAGGACATGACAGGTATGTCCTTCAACTCCCGCCTGTCCACCAGGTACACAGATACTCACCTGACTGGACCAGCTCAGAACCAGAACCAGGAAGACACACACCTGACTGGACCAGCTCAGAACCAGAAGCAGTCAGACACACACCTGACTGGACCAGCTCAGAACCAGAACCAGTCAGACATACACCTGACTGGACCAGCTCAGCACCagaaccagtcagacacacacctgACTGGACCAGCTCAGAACCAGTCAGACATACACCTGACTGGACCAGCTCAGCACCagaaccagtcagacacacacctgACTGGACCAGCTCAGAACCagaaccagtcagacacacacctgACTGGGCCAGCTCAGAACCagaaccagtcagacacacacctgACTGGACCCGCTCAGAACCAGAACCAGTCAGACATACACCTGACTGGACCAGCTCAAAACCagaaccagtcagacacacacctgACTGGACCAGCTCAGAACCagaaccagtcagacacacacctgACTGGACCAGCTCAGAACCagaaccagtcagacacacacctgACTGGACCAGCTCAGAACCagaaccagtcagacacacacctgACTGGACCAGCTCAGAACCAGAACCAGTCAGATATACAGAAGATGGATGCTATGATAGGGAGCTGTGGTGGTAATGACTGTCACACAGGTGCCTCCATCCTgacctacacagacacacacatggaggAGTCTAGGAACCAGTGCCAAAGTCACCTGAAGGAGGTGGAATCCATTTTGGATCAGAGTGGAGCCACAGGAGCCGCTGTCCAGCCTCAGTTGCCTCCTCTTACCTCTGCAGGCACTCAGCTGAGTGGCACTATGGCTGAGTATCAGACAGAGCTAATGGCGATGCTGGCCATGTTAGAGAACTGTACGGAGGAGGCAGGGATTACCTTTGACCCTTTAGAGTGGACTTACCCCAGCTTACCAAAAGGATTTTGCCAACACAACCCCAACATGAATAAGGTACCACAAGACAGACACATGGACAGAGGACTAGCAACACAAGGGCACATGGAGAGAGGACACAGGAAcacatggagagaggagagaagactagCAACACAAGGACACATGGAGAGAGGACACAAGGAcacatggagagaggagagaggactagCAACACAAGGACTCATGGAGTCTGTGGGGAATACCAAGACTGAAGGACTAGAGTCTGGGAGAGGTGTGGATCTGAAGCCATATTTGAACAGTAACTTTGGCCAATTTGAGCCCCCAAGCTATCAAGCTATCTCGACAAAAAGACATTCAGATGAGTTAGGAGActgtggagagacacacacaagagGACCCATGTCCATGGTGTGTGAAGAGGACACAGATGGGGACACAGAGGGGAACATGAGGGGAGATCAACAACTAGAGAcagaggtgggaggggtggagtTGAGGGGAGGGGTGGAGTTGAGGGGAGGGGTGGAGTTGAGGGGAGAACAACAACTAGAGACAGAGTTGGGAGGGGTGGAGTTGAGGGGAGAACAACAACTAGAGAcagaggtgggaggggtggagtTGAGGGGAGAACAACAACTAGAGACAGAGTTGGGAGGGGTGGAGTTGAGGGGAGAACAACAACTAGAGAcagaggtgggaggggtggagtTGAGGGGAGAACAACAACTAGAGAcagaggtgggaggggtggagtTGAGGGGAGAACAACAACTAGAGAcagaggtgggaggggtggagtTGAGGGGAGAACAACAACTAGAGACAGAGTTGGGAGGGGTGGAGTTGAGGGGAGGGGTGGAGTTGAGGGGAGATCAACAACTAGAGACAGAGTTGGGAGGGGTGGAGTTGAGGGGAGATCAACAACTAGAGACAGAGTTGGGAGGGGTGGAGTTGAGGGGAGGGGTGGAGTTGAGGGGAGAACAACTAGAGAcagaggtgggaggggtggagtTGAGGGGAGGGGTGGAGTTGAGGGGAGGGGTGGAGTTGAGGGGAGGGGTGGAGTTGAGGGGAGAACAACTAGAGACAGAGTTGGGAGGGGTGGAGTTGAGGGGAGGGGTGGAGTTGAGGGGAGAACAACTAGAGAcagaggtgggaggggtggagtTGAGGGGAGGGGTGGAGTTGAGGGGAGGGGTGGAGTTGAGGGGAGGGGTGGAGTTGAGGGGAGGTCAACAACTAGAGACAGAATTGGGAGGGGTGGAGTTGAGGGGTTCCGTGCAGGAGTTGGGTACTGTGCTGGAGGGGTGTATCGAGGAGGTGGGGAGAATGGAGAAGAGACGGGATGAACTGATGGGAGAGCTACAGGCACTAAGGGAGGAGAAGacggggacagaggaagggagtgAAGGAGGCCAGGCGGCACAGCTAAGCCAGGTGCTGAATATTGAAGCCGATGGGAGGAGGGAGGCGCGGATGAGGGAGTGGCAGTCTTTGAGGGctgagaggagtgaggaggagacGAGGCTGTCCAGTGTGCGTCTGGAGAGGCAGGGTCttcaggaggagatgaggaggctgAAGAGGAGGCTGTTCTCTGTCGCCAGGGAGTGTGCTCACAACCAGGTCATCCTGGTAACCCAGCAGCGTGAGGTGGCCCAGCTCAACAAGGAACAG atgGAACTCGACACACTGATCATCCAGCTGACTGAGGAGGTGTCTCAACTCCGCTCCACCCACCAGACCCAGCTCTCCACCTTTCAGTCCCAGCTCCAGACACCCAGGCAGACACCCAACCCCATAGAGGAGCTGACCCAGAGCAAGAGGACCGCGTGTGGGGACATACAGCAGTACCTGCAGGGAGGGCTCAAAGCCCTGGAGGAAAG GTATGAGCCAATGCTTCTGGCCCTGTTGAAGCGGAAGGAGAGGACGTCAGAGGCCCAGGTGAaggccaggcagcaggcccaGGAGCTGAGGGCCCGTCGGGGGCCCATgagggaggagggacagaggctGGGGCTGCAGAGAGCCTGCCTGGAGGAGAGACTCATACTGATGGAGACCCACAGGAGAGAGGACGTGGAGCAGTATAGG GAGACAGTGGACAGGCTGGAGGACACTAACAGAGAGCAGAAGACAAAGCTACAAATCCAGAAGAGGGAAACCAAGGAGATGGAGGAACTGAGAGACAGTCTTACTAAAGAACTCTACCTGTACAG AGGTATTGTCGAAGACAATAACAAGAATGATGTAACCAGAGTGCAAGAGAAAACCACTGGGACAAATAGAAGTCTTGCAGTTTAG